One Leptospira wolbachii serovar Codice str. CDC genomic region harbors:
- a CDS encoding xylulokinase translates to MESGYILTYDIGTTGVKTCLFRISQALELVQSASLEYSIQLLENGGAEQNPEDWWVALKKTTAQVLDLSKTNPDSIQGISFCSQMQGLVLVDSQFQVVRPAMSYMDQRATLEMKEGIVHGFKIEGINAIKLLLSLWITGAVAASVKDPIWKYKWVEKNEPEVFSKVKWWLDVKEFLIARCTKEAVMTRDSAFATFLYNSRVGKGSWSPILCKLFGVRLDHLPKIVNSSDRVGGLTKEAAEFLGLKENISVFGGGGDASLIGVGAGAVKEGDTHIYAGTSGWISTVTKKRTVDIGARIASIVGAREGYYNYFGEQETSGKCLQWVKDHLALDEIDLYLEKKKITDGPDAIYESLFEFMFDSIKDTEPGSHGVIFTPWLHGNRCPFEDPKARGIFFNISLNTGKRTLIRSVVEGILFHKRWILELSDGKMPTSDTIRFVGGVARSGFICQLLADITGKTIERVVHPENVGAMGAAAIVAYGLGMIPKFEDIKSMIPIQDKWIPNPNHKKIYDRNFKVFKNLYNTNQNNFAILNT, encoded by the coding sequence ATGGAATCAGGTTACATACTAACTTATGATATTGGCACTACTGGAGTCAAAACTTGCCTCTTCCGGATCTCACAGGCTTTGGAGCTTGTCCAATCAGCAAGTTTGGAATATTCTATCCAACTTCTAGAAAATGGGGGAGCCGAACAAAACCCCGAGGATTGGTGGGTGGCCTTAAAAAAAACAACAGCCCAGGTTCTCGACTTATCCAAAACCAATCCAGATTCCATCCAAGGGATTTCTTTTTGTTCGCAGATGCAAGGTCTTGTGCTTGTGGATTCCCAGTTCCAAGTAGTTCGCCCTGCGATGAGTTATATGGACCAAAGAGCCACTCTGGAAATGAAAGAAGGAATTGTGCATGGATTTAAAATCGAAGGGATTAACGCCATAAAACTATTGTTATCTCTTTGGATCACGGGGGCTGTGGCCGCCAGTGTTAAAGATCCTATTTGGAAATACAAATGGGTCGAAAAAAATGAACCAGAAGTATTTTCTAAAGTAAAGTGGTGGTTGGATGTAAAAGAGTTTCTCATCGCTCGTTGTACAAAAGAAGCAGTGATGACAAGAGATTCTGCTTTCGCTACTTTTTTATACAACTCTCGCGTAGGAAAAGGAAGTTGGAGCCCCATCTTATGTAAGTTATTCGGTGTTCGCTTGGATCATTTGCCAAAGATTGTCAATTCTTCAGACAGGGTAGGTGGTTTGACAAAGGAAGCTGCAGAATTTTTAGGTCTAAAAGAAAACATATCCGTGTTTGGTGGTGGTGGTGACGCCTCTCTGATTGGCGTGGGTGCTGGTGCCGTTAAGGAAGGTGATACCCATATTTATGCAGGTACTTCTGGTTGGATATCCACAGTTACCAAAAAGAGGACTGTGGATATAGGGGCAAGGATAGCTTCCATCGTAGGTGCAAGAGAAGGATATTATAATTACTTTGGGGAACAAGAAACATCAGGTAAATGTTTACAATGGGTCAAGGACCATTTGGCTTTAGATGAAATTGATCTGTACTTAGAAAAAAAGAAAATCACAGATGGGCCAGATGCCATTTATGAAAGTTTATTTGAATTTATGTTTGATTCGATTAAAGATACAGAACCTGGTTCTCATGGAGTGATCTTTACTCCATGGCTTCATGGAAACCGTTGTCCTTTTGAAGATCCAAAAGCCAGAGGAATATTCTTTAACATAAGTTTGAATACTGGAAAAAGAACTCTTATTCGTTCGGTTGTAGAAGGAATTCTTTTTCATAAACGTTGGATTTTGGAACTATCAGATGGGAAGATGCCTACATCTGATACAATTCGTTTTGTGGGTGGCGTGGCAAGATCTGGATTTATCTGTCAGTTGTTAGCTGACATTACTGGAAAAACCATTGAAAGGGTAGTTCATCCAGAAAACGTTGGCGCGATGGGAGCAGCAGCCATTGTAGCTTACGGTCTTGGAATGATTCCAAAATTTGAAGATATCAAATCCATGATTCCGATCCAAGACAAATGGATCCCCAATCCAAATCATAAAAAAATCTATGATAGAAATTTTAAAGTTTTTAAAAATCTTTATAATACCAATCAAAACAATTTCGCAATTTTAAATACATAA
- a CDS encoding MFS transporter produces MNQIPTKIYPYRWVVLFAYIVITATICLQWLTYAPIARDAKEFYKVSPIQIDLLSLVFLGVFVIIAIPASYVIDTYGIKKGVGFGAILTGVCGLMKGIYAADYTIVLFCQMGLAVAQPFLLNAVTKISVLWFPIQERATAVALGTLAQFLGIILVMILTPILLQRGNTIPDVMMIYGFVSVVSAILFLLLIKEKPPTSPSTHGEDHELPFLEGLRFLWKQKDMRKILFLFLIGLGVFNAVSTCIDQICEIKGLNIDESGLVGGVMLISGIIGGIIIPPISDKLQKRKIFLIIAMAGFLVGLSLFVLFQGFIFLLIGSIVIGFFLLGIGAPIGFQYCAEITSPAPESTSQGLLLLVGQVSGILFILGLNFFGMVSFLYILLFLSIVNFIMVFWLKESPFMES; encoded by the coding sequence ATGAACCAAATCCCAACAAAAATCTATCCGTATCGCTGGGTCGTGCTTTTCGCCTATATTGTCATCACTGCAACGATTTGTTTGCAATGGTTGACCTATGCTCCCATTGCCCGTGACGCTAAAGAGTTTTATAAGGTAAGTCCCATCCAAATCGATTTACTCTCGCTCGTCTTTCTCGGAGTTTTTGTTATTATAGCCATTCCTGCCTCTTACGTGATTGATACCTATGGAATCAAAAAAGGAGTGGGATTTGGTGCCATATTAACAGGTGTTTGTGGACTAATGAAAGGAATTTATGCGGCCGATTATACCATTGTTTTATTTTGCCAAATGGGACTTGCCGTGGCCCAACCCTTCCTTCTCAATGCAGTAACAAAAATTAGCGTTTTGTGGTTTCCCATCCAAGAGAGAGCCACAGCTGTAGCACTCGGAACTCTAGCTCAATTTTTAGGAATCATCCTTGTGATGATCCTCACTCCCATTTTACTCCAAAGAGGAAACACGATTCCTGATGTGATGATGATTTACGGTTTTGTCTCTGTGGTCTCTGCGATTCTTTTTCTTCTACTCATCAAAGAAAAACCACCTACCTCTCCCAGCACACATGGGGAAGATCATGAACTCCCTTTTTTAGAAGGGCTTCGTTTTTTATGGAAACAGAAAGATATGAGAAAGATCCTGTTTTTATTTCTAATAGGTCTCGGTGTTTTTAATGCAGTGAGTACTTGTATTGATCAAATCTGTGAAATCAAAGGACTCAATATCGACGAATCAGGACTCGTTGGTGGTGTGATGTTAATTTCTGGAATCATCGGTGGGATCATCATCCCTCCCATCTCTGACAAATTACAAAAAAGAAAAATATTCCTTATCATTGCCATGGCAGGATTTTTAGTCGGCCTCAGTTTATTTGTTTTGTTCCAAGGTTTTATTTTCTTACTTATTGGTTCGATTGTGATTGGATTTTTTCTTTTGGGAATTGGAGCCCCGATTGGATTTCAATACTGTGCAGAAATTACTTCTCCCGCACCAGAATCCACTTCCCAAGGTTTACTCCTACTTGTAGGACAGGTCTCAGGAATTCTCTTTATCTTAGGACTCAACTTTTTTGGGATGGTATCTTTTTTATACATCCTTCTCTTTCTATCGATAGTGAATTTTATAATGGTATTTTGGTTAAAAGAATCTCCGTTTATGGAATCTTAG
- a CDS encoding AbrB/MazE/SpoVT family DNA-binding domain-containing protein yields MRKLFAKQLDLNDGSQVELIQEGNRIIISPYINETLDQKLKKITEKTSIMKLILDLPLVMSFGK; encoded by the coding sequence ATGCGTAAACTATTTGCAAAACAATTAGATCTTAATGATGGAAGCCAAGTGGAACTGATTCAAGAAGGGAATCGAATTATCATTTCCCCTTACATTAATGAAACTTTGGATCAAAAATTAAAAAAAATAACTGAGAAAACCTCCATAATGAAGTTGATTCTGGATCTTCCGTTGGTAATGAGTTTTGGAAAGTAA
- a CDS encoding DUF7000 family protein — MKDLNDYVNSYKEQLKIGDIQEAYAGLVKYVTKLSTTLSKNLSKSYSFGSLFQGYMDYTYFYYSNQFLKDRKLKMGLVLNHPKMQFEVWLLGQTIPIQERYWEYFKNTKWNKNRTTKPQYSILETVLLANPNFNDLDKLSKQIEESLVQVTAEIIQEIKVSQLK, encoded by the coding sequence ATGAAAGACTTGAATGATTATGTAAATTCGTACAAAGAGCAGCTTAAAATTGGTGACATCCAGGAAGCCTATGCAGGGCTCGTGAAATATGTAACGAAACTTAGTACCACTCTATCCAAAAACCTTTCTAAAAGTTATTCGTTTGGAAGTCTTTTCCAGGGATACATGGATTATACTTATTTCTATTACTCTAACCAGTTTTTGAAAGATAGAAAATTAAAAATGGGGTTAGTTTTAAACCATCCAAAAATGCAATTTGAAGTTTGGCTTTTGGGTCAGACCATTCCCATTCAAGAAAGGTATTGGGAGTATTTTAAGAATACGAAGTGGAACAAAAACAGAACCACCAAACCACAATATTCCATTCTGGAAACGGTTTTGCTTGCGAATCCGAATTTTAATGATTTGGATAAACTCTCTAAACAAATTGAAGAGAGTTTGGTTCAGGTGACTGCAGAAATTATACAGGAGATCAAAGTGAGTCAGTTGAAATAA
- a CDS encoding HAD family hydrolase, protein MIKAIIFDYDDTLVQTRKTRYNTIYKLSKQLFDTEITEREIDEAWGLPAEVFLLKLFGRFSSDINYLWNIYIEFSKKDLNIPHPNAFEYISKYQNIYKFGIVTSSSEKVVHRELNELQINTDLFFQIQTSDHTNVHKPNPDVFEPIFVLLKNENIDKKEIFYIGDSPADFESASKFGFHFLGIAHDNRHVDYFQRGEIPFVRNFLELENYLKKYI, encoded by the coding sequence ATGATAAAAGCTATTATTTTTGATTACGATGATACTTTAGTTCAAACGAGAAAAACACGATACAATACAATCTATAAACTATCTAAACAATTATTTGATACTGAAATTACTGAAAGAGAAATTGATGAGGCTTGGGGACTCCCTGCCGAAGTATTTTTACTGAAACTTTTTGGACGTTTTTCTTCAGATATTAATTATCTTTGGAATATTTATATAGAATTCTCGAAGAAAGATTTAAACATCCCACACCCAAATGCCTTTGAGTATATAAGTAAATACCAAAATATCTATAAGTTTGGAATCGTCACTTCATCCAGTGAAAAAGTTGTTCATCGTGAATTAAACGAACTACAAATAAACACAGACTTATTCTTTCAAATTCAAACCTCTGATCACACTAATGTTCACAAACCGAATCCAGATGTTTTTGAGCCAATTTTTGTATTATTAAAAAATGAAAATATAGATAAAAAGGAAATTTTTTATATCGGTGATTCCCCCGCTGATTTTGAATCCGCGAGTAAATTTGGGTTTCATTTTCTAGGAATAGCACATGACAATAGGCATGTCGATTATTTCCAAAGAGGAGAAATTCCATTTGTTAGAAATTTTTTGGAATTGGAAAATTATCTGAAGAAATACATTTGA
- a CDS encoding TetR/AcrR family transcriptional regulator produces MVTKHFNDSFERISEEKRNRILTIAISEFANRGFTSANTNTIAQKAGISVGSLYKYFETKEDFFLTVVDHGITQLEKTLESVLAMDLDLFGKIEKIIRIIQTHSRINQDIIRLYNEMTTESNYELITRLSGELESLSAKCYIEMINLAKKEGNISSEVDSNLSAFLLDSIFMTLQFSYSTVYYKERMKIYLGDDVFEKDEEVVAGVMKVIRRALGG; encoded by the coding sequence ATGGTAACAAAGCATTTTAATGATAGTTTTGAGCGGATTTCTGAAGAAAAGAGAAACCGGATTTTAACCATAGCCATTTCCGAATTTGCCAATCGTGGATTCACGAGTGCCAATACCAATACCATCGCCCAAAAAGCGGGGATCAGTGTTGGCTCTCTCTATAAATACTTTGAAACCAAAGAAGATTTTTTTCTCACCGTCGTGGACCATGGAATCACACAGTTGGAAAAAACTTTGGAGTCTGTCCTTGCCATGGACTTGGATTTGTTTGGAAAAATTGAAAAGATCATTCGGATCATCCAAACCCACTCTCGTATCAACCAAGACATCATCCGCCTTTACAATGAAATGACTACAGAAAGTAATTATGAACTCATCACTCGTTTGTCAGGTGAGTTAGAATCTTTGTCGGCAAAATGTTATATTGAAATGATTAACCTAGCTAAAAAAGAAGGAAACATCTCCTCAGAAGTGGATAGCAATCTTTCTGCATTTTTACTGGATAGTATCTTTATGACCTTACAGTTTTCCTATTCTACAGTATATTATAAAGAACGAATGAAAATCTATTTAGGCGATGATGTGTTTGAAAAGGATGAAGAAGTAGTCGCTGGGGTCATGAAAGTGATTCGCAGGGCACTGGGTGGATAA
- a CDS encoding aspartate aminotransferase family protein: MAQGFSMNEYPNVDQIYKDLRKLISLPIRSIRKQEMDSILHNYFEKKCSKSKAMITKASEYIPGGVQHNLSFNHPFPLVFTKASGAYLYDLDGNKYIDFLQAGGPTVLGSNPPSVRKKVIELLDTTGPVTGLFHEYEYKLAEKIVELVPSVEMFRMLGSGTEACMASIRVARLATKKKNIVKMGGAYHGWSDQLAYGLRIPGTRHFEANGVPKSIFKYTQEFYPNDLNSLESVLKRNRFCGGTAAVLIEPVGPESGTRPLDFDFNKGVRELCNKYGALLIFDEVVTAFRIGLSGAQGYFGVDPDLTIFGKVVAGGYPSAGGLGGKKEYMKYVSAGLQTGTKKALIGGTMAANPLSSAAGYFTLCEMEKNNACEKSGRAGDRLTKGLQKLIKKYDLPFVAFNQGSICHLETVGTMLLDINIKKFWTIKKTIAEAHKRKHAMEEMGAAYMSEGLVTLAGSRLYTSASDTDAVIDDALKRFDRVFQKVEGVA; encoded by the coding sequence ATGGCCCAAGGCTTTTCCATGAACGAATACCCCAATGTAGACCAAATCTACAAAGACCTAAGGAAATTAATTTCCCTTCCTATACGCTCCATTCGCAAACAAGAAATGGACAGTATCCTTCACAACTACTTCGAAAAAAAATGCAGTAAGTCCAAGGCGATGATCACCAAGGCTTCGGAATACATCCCCGGCGGTGTCCAACACAACCTTTCCTTCAATCATCCCTTCCCTCTTGTTTTTACAAAAGCTTCCGGTGCTTATTTGTATGATTTAGATGGAAACAAATACATCGATTTTTTACAAGCAGGTGGACCCACAGTTCTTGGTAGCAATCCACCCAGTGTCCGCAAAAAAGTCATTGAACTTCTCGATACTACAGGACCGGTTACAGGTCTTTTTCATGAATACGAATATAAGTTAGCCGAGAAAATTGTAGAGTTAGTTCCCTCTGTCGAAATGTTCCGCATGTTAGGTTCGGGAACAGAAGCTTGTATGGCTTCGATTCGCGTTGCAAGACTTGCGACCAAGAAAAAAAATATCGTGAAGATGGGCGGGGCTTACCACGGTTGGAGTGACCAACTCGCTTATGGACTTCGCATTCCAGGCACAAGACATTTCGAAGCCAATGGAGTTCCTAAATCCATTTTCAAATACACACAAGAATTTTACCCGAACGATTTGAACTCTCTTGAATCCGTACTCAAACGAAATCGTTTCTGCGGTGGCACTGCGGCAGTTCTTATCGAACCAGTAGGTCCCGAAAGTGGAACAAGACCTCTTGACTTTGATTTCAACAAAGGAGTCAGAGAACTTTGTAACAAATATGGAGCTCTTCTTATCTTTGATGAAGTGGTGACAGCTTTCCGCATTGGTCTTAGCGGTGCCCAAGGATACTTTGGTGTGGATCCTGACCTAACTATTTTTGGTAAGGTAGTTGCGGGAGGATATCCATCAGCTGGTGGACTTGGTGGTAAAAAAGAATACATGAAATATGTTTCTGCAGGACTTCAAACCGGCACCAAAAAGGCGTTAATCGGTGGAACGATGGCAGCCAATCCACTCAGTTCTGCTGCAGGTTACTTTACCCTTTGTGAAATGGAAAAAAACAATGCCTGTGAAAAATCAGGAAGAGCGGGCGACAGACTCACCAAAGGTTTACAAAAACTAATCAAAAAATACGACCTCCCATTTGTTGCCTTCAACCAAGGTTCCATTTGCCATTTGGAGACCGTCGGTACGATGTTACTCGATATCAACATTAAGAAGTTCTGGACCATTAAAAAAACCATAGCCGAAGCTCATAAAAGAAAACACGCGATGGAAGAAATGGGGGCCGCTTATATGTCAGAAGGTCTTGTGACACTCGCGGGAAGTAGGCTTTATACAAGTGCATCCGATACAGATGCTGTGATTGATGATGCCCTCAAACGATTTGATCGAGTGTTCCAAAAAGTGGAAGGTGTGGCTTAA
- a CDS encoding type II toxin-antitoxin system PemK/MazF family toxin gives MVIHQYDIYLINLDPTIGFEIKKSRPCIVISPNEMNQFIGTVMIAPMTTRSRSYPTRVDLTFQGKKGSIVLDQIRTVGRSRLIQKLGSSDPKTIQKIKKVIKEMLVD, from the coding sequence ATGGTAATCCATCAATATGACATCTATCTAATCAATTTGGATCCAACGATTGGTTTTGAGATTAAAAAATCTAGACCTTGTATTGTCATTTCTCCGAATGAAATGAATCAGTTTATCGGAACAGTGATGATAGCACCTATGACCACTCGTTCTAGGAGTTACCCAACAAGGGTAGATTTAACATTTCAGGGAAAAAAAGGTTCTATCGTTTTGGATCAGATACGAACTGTTGGTAGGTCGCGGTTGATTCAAAAACTGGGTTCGTCTGATCCTAAAACAATTCAAAAAATTAAGAAAGTCATAAAAGAAATGTTAGTCGACTGA
- a CDS encoding AbrB/MazE/SpoVT family DNA-binding domain-containing protein, whose translation MKAAVIQIGNSKGIRIPKTVLAECQIEDEVDLLVEDNKIIITPYKNKPRVGWEDQFKAMAERKEDQLLIPDSIDLETKDWEW comes from the coding sequence ATGAAGGCTGCCGTCATACAAATCGGAAATTCAAAAGGGATCCGAATTCCTAAAACTGTTTTAGCGGAATGTCAGATTGAAGATGAAGTCGATCTATTGGTAGAGGACAATAAAATCATCATCACTCCTTATAAAAACAAACCGCGCGTGGGTTGGGAAGACCAATTCAAAGCGATGGCGGAAAGAAAAGAGGATCAGTTACTCATTCCAGATTCCATTGATTTGGAAACAAAGGATTGGGAATGGTAA
- the fliF gene encoding flagellar basal-body MS-ring/collar protein FliF produces MPEPLQKIIDNLKELFNKLDKTKKMILGGVLAVVVVAVIILSNVSSQRNRVVLFKDLDSKDFSEVTKKLDALGYSYGSSETSLITVDPEQRQEIVTKLAQENLIPAGVTGWELFDIEKFTETQFDKDIKKYRALKGAIEKSLNTLRPIERSDVNIAIPEGDLFESNSYPVKASVILHFKPGVEGMSKKEIKGIVNLVARAVPKLKPENVSVADPDGKIISDFEEDLEKERLELRIVQEKLRIEEEERVKRLIDIRNTLRWYLGGEDRVDITRFEYSFNWDQESLTENEVLPVVAEEDNPDTPYNERKLVDGYSLKVSSKETKESFKGRGFTPDGPAGTEPNLPPGYKDTDYQKAEYSKDENINNYEFNKRVKDIKRQPWKIEKIGLSVVVDGVWERKEREDGLGYDRKYIPVAENDLKLVRKNLEAAIGYTRSRGDQISVITIPKDRTEQFRAEDEEFQKQRAIRNMVIASLVILILLILAILVYRAIKKEIARRRRLREEELAAQQQMMREAALRVMDEGGAEVELSLDEKLRRELLENAINLAKEKPEDVAQLLRTWLAEEEQT; encoded by the coding sequence ATGCCTGAACCACTGCAAAAAATCATCGATAATCTCAAAGAGTTATTCAACAAACTCGATAAAACCAAAAAAATGATTTTGGGTGGTGTGCTCGCCGTTGTGGTGGTGGCAGTCATCATCCTCTCCAACGTCTCGTCCCAAAGAAACCGCGTGGTTCTCTTTAAGGATTTGGATTCCAAAGATTTCTCTGAGGTCACAAAGAAACTAGATGCCCTTGGTTACTCTTATGGATCCAGTGAAACAAGTCTCATCACAGTGGACCCCGAACAAAGACAAGAGATCGTCACCAAACTCGCACAAGAGAATTTGATTCCTGCAGGTGTGACTGGTTGGGAACTTTTTGATATCGAAAAGTTTACAGAAACCCAGTTCGACAAAGACATTAAAAAATATAGAGCCCTCAAAGGTGCGATTGAAAAATCACTCAATACCTTAAGACCGATCGAAAGATCCGATGTCAACATTGCGATCCCCGAAGGTGATCTTTTTGAATCCAACTCCTATCCTGTAAAGGCAAGCGTTATCCTCCACTTCAAACCGGGTGTTGAGGGAATGAGTAAAAAAGAAATCAAAGGGATTGTGAACTTAGTCGCTCGTGCTGTTCCCAAATTAAAACCGGAAAACGTAAGTGTGGCCGATCCCGATGGAAAGATCATTTCTGATTTTGAAGAAGATTTAGAAAAAGAAAGATTAGAACTTCGTATCGTCCAAGAAAAACTTAGAATCGAAGAAGAAGAACGTGTCAAACGACTCATCGACATTCGGAATACCCTTCGTTGGTATTTGGGTGGAGAAGACCGAGTGGACATCACTCGTTTCGAATATTCATTCAATTGGGACCAAGAGTCCTTAACTGAAAATGAAGTATTACCAGTAGTTGCCGAAGAAGATAACCCAGATACACCGTATAACGAAAGAAAGTTGGTCGATGGTTATTCACTGAAAGTATCTTCTAAAGAAACCAAAGAATCTTTTAAAGGACGCGGGTTCACTCCCGATGGTCCCGCAGGCACAGAGCCAAACCTTCCTCCTGGATACAAAGACACAGACTACCAAAAAGCAGAGTATTCTAAAGACGAAAATATCAATAACTACGAATTCAACAAACGTGTAAAAGATATCAAACGCCAACCTTGGAAGATTGAAAAGATTGGTCTTTCTGTCGTAGTTGATGGTGTTTGGGAAAGAAAAGAACGTGAAGATGGTCTTGGATACGATAGAAAATACATTCCCGTTGCTGAAAATGATTTAAAACTCGTTCGTAAAAACTTAGAAGCTGCGATCGGTTACACAAGATCACGTGGTGACCAGATCAGTGTCATTACGATTCCCAAAGATAGAACCGAACAGTTCCGTGCCGAAGATGAAGAGTTTCAAAAACAAAGAGCCATTCGGAATATGGTCATTGCTTCTCTCGTAATTTTAATTTTACTGATCCTTGCAATCCTCGTGTATCGTGCGATCAAAAAAGAAATCGCAAGAAGAAGAAGACTCAGAGAAGAAGAACTTGCTGCCCAACAACAAATGATGCGGGAAGCTGCTCTTCGAGTGATGGACGAAGGGGGAGCCGAAGTCGAACTCTCCCTCGACGAAAAACTCAGACGCGAGTTACTCGAAAACGCAATCAACCTGGCAAAAGAAAAACCGGAAGATGTGGCGCAGTTACTTCGCACTTGGCTTGCTGAGGAAGAGCAGACTTAA